ATTCAGCCCTATTGGTTAAACAAGGTAACTTCTGGGGTTTTATATATGGGCTGATGTCTATTATATCATTAATCATGCATAAGAAAGTGACTCGATGATCATCTATGCCATACCAGAAGTATGATGCCATTTACCTTACCTTTCTAATAAAATGCATGCATGaaaaatcaaatatatatattgaaaaatcaaatatatatattgaaaaatcaaatatATACCATACGCACCATAGGTAGAACAAAATGATACTAAGAATGTGCAATGGCTCACCGTAGTTTTAGATCCCAGCTCAGCAGATGGATGAATGATGTTGTTTTGTGCAGAGAAAGAATAGCCAGAAAGGTGACTAGCCTCTCCTACCACCTATTTGCCATATGAAAATTTATTAGCTGTTACAATACAAAGTTACTCAGCTGCAACGTCATGATTGTATTCTAGGTTTTTAGATTCTTACATCACGATTAATGTCACTATATGCCTGAATAGAGTTTAAACGAGCACAATACTTGCTTTCACTGGCGATATAAGCACAGCATTTATGGGTTGTTCGAGCATCAGGTAGCGGCTTAAGACTAAAAGCATGGGGCTCCTGGAAAGCAGAAGGAGCAATTTCTCGGTGTTGAGACAACCATCTCAGGTCATTTTGTGAAGATATATTATCCATCCCCAATTCAGATTTAATACCTCCATTATCTGATACTTCTGAATTCTGATGACAATGATGTAATTGTAATGTTAGCTAATGGtagcaaaaattaaaaattactaAGAAGTACAGATATTACTTAGCATACCAGCTGGGTTCTGATCAGATACGGTAGAATATCCTGTCTAATGCTATGAAATTTATCCTTTTGATCCAAAATGTCCTGCAGAACACTCCTGATATATGATAACTTGTTAGAGGACAAAGAAATGGATTTAGTGATCAAAAGCATAAGAAagaagattttataaaaaaaatatataatagtcACCACTTAAAGGAAATGCCAGACCTTTTAAACGCATACATGTGTGCATCCATGAGGTCAGCTCGAATTTCAATCTAAAGGCAGccaaaaaaatcatgacatgagaACAATAAGTGAATTAAATAGAGGATCTATAATTATTTGAAACCCAAGATCAGATTAGCACAAAAGGCAAAAGGTGGCAGCAACAAATGACCTTCATATCGCTTCCTAGCTTGAACATGCAATGACTAGAAAGCCAAATTAACTAATAAAAATACCACTTGACAAGAAATTCAACAGAATATTGATGAGATTCGCCTGTACAAAAAGCATATGATGGAGGTGTCATTTACACGCTAGTGACAATTAGTGTGTGGCATCTGATTGTACAGGTAATTGTTTTAACTGAGAAGTTAGAATATTTTCTATATCAGTTCCACATGATTTGCATGAGTATGTGGTTATCTCAGTCTCTTGTTAACAGAATATTGGAACCAAAAAATCACTCAAAAACTGAACCAAGAGAAAAGGATGAAACATGTAGTGAAAAGCAAGAAGAGGTTACAATATTATTATCCATATGAAaaattatgaaacagattttataCCTGTCCCACAGCCCGAAGAAGGCTCTTTTGAACTCGAATATCCTTTTCAACTTCAGCCCCTGTCAAGGTATTATGTTACATAAAAGTAACCAAAAAAGAAGCTAGGTAAATTATACTTGGCATGATAAATTCAATAACCTGTTGCCAAGTGTAATAAATATTGTCTTGTTGGATCCAGCCCCACAATATTGCAGCGGACTGGTTTTTTAGCCTTTTCCTTTCCTCCAGAAGTTCCTGTATCAGATGGACCACTAACAGGAGCTGGACACAGCAATGCTGTCACTACTGCACTATGTCTTCGGTGTGTTGCAGCCACAGCCCCAGGAGGCACATCAGTAACAAGGTCACCGCTTACAATCTACAAATACACTGAATTAATACAACGGAAACCCACAGTCTTTTTTCTCCTTCAAAATCACCAAGGAATTTAGGTGACTACCAGAACATCATTGGCAGTGAGGTAAGATGCCACAGCTCGCAAAGCTCCTGCAGTGCCAACACCCTCGGGCACAGCTGCCACCTATAAAGGGACAAATAGATGCTTTCATAGAGCCTCGACGAAAGTTAATCTTCACTTCAAGTAGTTGATCGAGTTTGGTGCGTATATAAGTAACCGCAGCAGTCATTCCAAATAAGTAGTATTTTCTTACTTCTTTTTTAGCTATAGCTACGATGTTCACTATATAAAATCTTTACTTCTACATTATGTCCTGGAACCTGACATTTAAAGTTACTTAAAGTCTGTAATTATCTAAACTTCAACCTTTAATTTGATTATAAAGTATCATATATATAACTAACATTGTTTTTCTCAATCCATGGCTTACCAACAGAACATATGAATAAAGTAATACACACTCATAATTCACATGTACTTGTCCCTGTGCCTTTTGCTAAGACATTCAAACACTGCCTATGTTGGTCCCAAGCCCGGATAAAAAGGGTGGATGGTTGTGTTAGGCCATTGACAACCAACGCTCTACAACGGATCGCATGAACATGGATCTACCGATTTTACTCAACGACAGCAAAAGATGTATATAGCCGATACTGCTAAATAGTTGGGTGAGAAATTAAACTCCAACATTCGGATAGTCGGTGACATATCAGAAATAGCTATTAAGAGGCGTAACTCAGAAAACATACAACATCcataacacttgattgtgatagtgAAAAAAATCAGCAAATGGAACCACTTTTAAAATCATGTGGACACTGTAGAACATCCATAACGTTTGTTGTCTTGTTTTTAGTAgtctcatgtggacacttgtggaaACTTTTGGCCACGATGAACCACTTGAACCCTTTGTTGCACGATCGTTCAAAGCTTTtcaagtctatgtttgtaatttacattatttatcaagtgtTTGCCAGAATATCTATTTGTGGGATCCCGAGTTAAACGCTTCCTCTAGCCtgtcttctcttttgtaggtccttaagggATCATAAGAGGTTTTGGGGAGATTGACCCCTTACGGATAGATATGCAATGATGCCACATGATTTAGGCAaagctagctaagtccgtgacagataatATTAGAGCGAGACAAACACgcttagaaacacttggcatgcaaacgtaggGGACATAGCAGAACTATGTTAAGGGTAGACAACACACATAACCGTTTGAGGGAAACGAGCATAATGACACCATAAGGACAAGTGAGCTCGGAAGAACGCGTAGTGCACAAAGGCCGGGATGATTGAATTCGAGCTACAACTCGATATTGACAACCAAATTTgatagtgctcaaggcaagcagagcacttggcaaaggatgagactatACAAGGAGGGATGAGTTGCTCgatgaccgaaagagttgtacaaagctcacagaggtgaggaatTGCTAATTCGAAGTATTTGATGCTCATGAAATggtttgtatgcggacgacgtatTATTCGTGGCTATCCTAAGGCACGACCGAAACTCGTCGCTATGGAGCATGAAATCTTTCTCTTCAACatgggaaggatacgtccataagaggctgaagtgtgcaataagTCTAGCATTTTCTTGACCTTGAGCGGCGTAGTAGCCATTGTATTGGCGaagagtcataatctagcaagtgcattcgcGATGGTTAAACAATGCACAGTTTttcagcaaggcggagtagtccaaagggatggtggtctccgaaacttctaaAAGGAATGATACGAAGAGAAAAGTTGCTCCAATAAgacagatatccaggagggataagtcttggtTTTCCTgaaggagaatcatgtgcaacggacTATACATGTTGAGGggagtacctcaagacaacaGTTCCATAAAGCTCAACGGATCGAGCGAGCGATAATGAGTCACATGATCTTGCACGAGGAAATgcgttggtggatgcattgttagATCAAGTGGGGGAACAACCTTAGGCAACACCAAATGAAGGTACACTTAAAACCGATGAGGAAATCAGACTCAATGaaaggctgacccatggaatggtggacatgagcgccaccatcaactcaatgtaaacCAAGCGAAGCAACTTAGGTGGAACTTGATGAAGTGCTCGAGCCGTATGAAGGGAGTCGATATAGAAGACGGAACATGAAGTGGAAGCACAAagttttccttggacagaggtcaaggacatgaactcttgcagaagcaaaagtgAAATCATGTCATTCCATGAGTCTCTCGTTCTAATGGAGCGgattcatcttgcatggtgccaaagaagaAGGGAGCTTCAAGGCACATGCATCTTATTTCGACAAAGCAATTGATGGAgggactaaggtgactcaacttgcggaggcgaagttcggGTCATAATGCTTTGGCATGACGTAAGAGGACacaaaggcgggtactcttgaagaatatgcaacATTGCTACAAGTTGTGCATAGTAGAGATTGTGCTGGGGGGCAATGGTCCAGTATCCAGACAATGGCGCATTAATTTCATCGAAGTTGGTGACCTtcaagagctactaggcgatggactgtcctagagttgtGTTTCGTCCATATGTGACCCGAGAATggatggacgaaggtcgatttccAAAGGAGCAAATGGAGGTGACGGaggccctgcgatgtattggtagacgCCAAACATGGAGAGATCGAAGTCCGAGTTTATCCCACAAAGATCAGaacgcaatggagatgtcaccaagaggtgacatagtgcagcgaatcgtggtggaacaattcgagGCAATACGACACACGGGAGAAGTCTTGTGAGGGACttaatcatacagaggtatgattaaGAGCTATTGGTAGCTCCACTTTAgtaaacaacacgatggcaagaagggctatgaattcaaggagtAAATGTCATGGCACCGAAGAGGTGGGTCTTTCGTGTGTgtatcgaattttgtatcggatgaaagccttaatTATCAGCATATGGGGATTGTGTACCATCGAAGGGGATTTCGAGTGCAAGTACCTGTAGTCGCATGGGGGGGGGGACTTGATTATATAACGGTATGATtagagcagttggagagttgtactactccagagctcatattcgcttaaggaagcCCAACAAATCAAGAGGCAAGGTTGAGTAAACAAACGTTGCTACCAATGATgcaaaggagaacataatcgatgCGAGCCTTTCAATATAATGATAGAggtcatgcatgagagttgtagtctatctttccatcgaccaagggaaaCTACTCGGAGAACATAAAGGTATTGAAGCGACTGATCGAAAGGGGTgacgaagcgacgacgagtcagaGGGAGTTAGCTACCCAAAAACTAAGCATCGATTAAGATaaaggtggactcgaaggagcgCCACAATGCTGTAGAGATGAACCTACCGATCGCGAAGAAAGGGACATAGATGCGAGACGACGGATAGTTAGACCATggggtcatcgatcccttgctctcatggaaagAGAACGCATGGTCATGAAAAGGgtcgaggtggagaatgcagaggcaaactccaagtattgaGACAAGACAAAAGGGCAGAGGCCAGGGAACTTCACAAGGCCGATGtcgatgtgcttctcatcaaaataaccAAAAGTGGTGGACTTCAAGTTGATGTAGGAGTATtcgaccaaggaacgaaataGGCAATACGCGGTGTTGTGCCTTatctactcagaggagtaggtagcgaaaatgatggagaagacgatataaTCCAAGAGGCGACCAAAGCTTTCAGAGACTTGCTCTGAGTCGGGACAAAATTTTACTCTTTTTAGGTAAAACTTCTTGTATTCCATAAGTTCAATAGCTATGAGAAGGCGAATTACAGTAgctaggagtgcaaacacttcgagtgcttcagaagtataaGCAAAGAGCAAGGGAAGGCTAGTAATTAGCTTGATGCATGAAATACAATCCTCGAGGAGGCGAGTGCAGTCAAGTAATCATTACCTTCTCAACTTTTAAAAGAATGGGCAAAAACGAGTACCCTGGttctctgcacatgttcaaagacccttcgaagaaacttaATAGGAGACAatggttgtcaaatcctcaccaatggtgatcggttATACTGAGAGtacattgtccgcttcatttcccaacaaaatatcaatcgaaagcggaagtgatatgaacctacttggaagcgacaagtaaaagaaaaattgatgggcaaattttatggaggaaagacATAAAAATACTTCAAAGTCTGCAAgataatgctcgttaaagctccaacaagcatccacccaattcaagcaacaCGAGACTTTTGACTCGAGTGAGGGATCTCCGAGGTAATGCTCGTTAAAGCGCACAATAAGAAAGATCTTTTCCTTAATCTGAGGGATCTGTGGGAGCCAACAAATATTAGCACAACTCGACTGATCACACACCCGAGTCAAAATCATTTGTGAGTTGAAGTAGTATTGGCGAATTAAAGTTCGATTACTCAACAACAATGGCGGAGAGCAGCTAAGAGCCCAGAGGTGCGTTGCAACTAGgcagaagattaaagattcaTTAAAGGCGAGGAAATGTCGTGtttgcaaaggcttcgacgaggatgtcaaaAGAATAAGTgaaggagaatgtcacggacaaatctATACACAGAGTGTTCGATGTAATGTATGTGTATGTTCGTGCCTTTTggatttgttcatgctttacatagCATGTAGATGGCTCGCAATAGGCTTCACAACcctattttggttggcttttattGTTGTTTTAGTCTTGCAAACATATATTGTGTGTAGTTGTCACGCTAAAGCAAAACTACCCAAACATAAGTCATCCAAACAATCATTTTGAGAGTTTTCTAGCTCCGTAGAGTGGTGCAGAGTGTCGACTAACATAACACCCTAGAGCTACCCGTTGGCACATGGTTAGATGGACTTTTGGGGTATTGTCTAGGGCCGATTCGTTGCCTTATTCCATAACAATGACATGTGAGCACTCATAGGGACTTTCGGCCTCGACTGACCCTTTGTCACATGATCGTTTAGAGCTTGCGAAGTCTATGTttttaatttgcattgtctattaagtgtttactgaaatatttgcttgTAGGATCTCGAGTTAAAACGCTTCCTCTAATCCGACttttcttttacaggtccttaagggaccataaaaGGTTTCGTGAAGGCTaagcctttgcggacggatacgcaagagtgtcgcacgacttaagcaaaaccaatcAAATTCGTGACAATACGATGGAagataaaaaggagaaaacaatATGAAACAAGAACAATGGTGACTGCAAAGTCATAAAAATAGGAACATGAATGTGAAATTATATTATAATGTTTATGTAAAAGAGGTAATAATTA
This Musa acuminata AAA Group cultivar baxijiao chromosome BXJ1-2, Cavendish_Baxijiao_AAA, whole genome shotgun sequence DNA region includes the following protein-coding sequences:
- the LOC135597107 gene encoding uncharacterized protein LOC135597107, with translation MARMDFEVVVLAGGTSRNLNPLVSQEVPKALLPVANRPVLSYVLELLEASNLKDLIVVVEGEDAALRIGGWISGAYVDRLHVEVAAVPEGVGTAGALRAVASYLTANDVLIVSGDLVTDVPPGAVAATHRRHSAVVTALLCPAPVSGPSDTGTSGGKEKAKKPVRCNIVGLDPTRQYLLHLATGAEVEKDIRVQKSLLRAVGQIEIRADLMDAHMYAFKRSVLQDILDQKDKFHSIRQDILPYLIRTQLNSEVSDNGGIKSELGMDNISSQNDLRWLSQHREIAPSAFQEPHAFSLKPLPDARTTHKCCAYIASESKYCARLNSIQAYSDINRDVVGEASHLSGYSFSAQNNIIHPSAELGSKTTVGPQCMLAEGSKLGDKCSVKRSVIGRHCRIGSNVKIVNSIVMNHVTIEDGCSIQGSVVCSNVQLQERVVLKDCQVGAGYVVTTGSEHKSESLARK